Proteins encoded by one window of Lathyrus oleraceus cultivar Zhongwan6 chromosome 1, CAAS_Psat_ZW6_1.0, whole genome shotgun sequence:
- the LOC127080314 gene encoding heat shock 70 kDa protein, protein MAATKRKAIGIDLGTTYSCVAVWRNNRVEIIPNDQGNRITPSYVAFTETERLIGDAAINQLATNPHNTVFNAKRLIGRRFSDLSVQQDINLWPFKVVPNNKDKPMIVLTYKGEEKRISPQEISSMVLSKLKDDAEAYLCHEVKDAVITVPAHFNNSQRQATKDAGKIAGFNVMRIINEPTAAAIAYGFDKIQWREGEKNVLVFDLGGGTFDVSLVTNDEGMFKVKATLGDTHLGGVDFDNNLVNRLVEMFHRKYKKDLNISENSKALGRLRSACEKAKRLLSSTSMTTIELDSLCGGIDLHVTVTRALFEEINKDLFRKCMETVEKCLSEAKINKNQVHDFVLVGGSTRIPKIQQLLKEMFRVNGEIKEPCKSINPDEAVAYGAAVQAAILNDEGDKKIEDLLLLDVMPFSLGVETGDGAMSVLIPKNTMIPTKKESVFSTLSHNQDSVLIKVYEGEGVKTKDNFLLGKFELLGFSSTPRKIPNINVCFDVDVDGILEVTAEDKTQGLKKKITIINKEGRLSCEEVRRMVRDGERYKLEDEEARKKVKAKNLFENYVYEMREKVKKLEEAVEETIDWFDSNQLAEIDEFEFKKQELEKNMKLL, encoded by the coding sequence ATGGCAGCAACAAAAAGAAAAGCCATAGGCATCGACCTTGGTACAACCTATAGCTGCGTAGCAGTGTGGCGAAACAATCGCGTTGAGATCATTCCAAACGACCAAGGAAACCGCATCACCCCGTCTTATGTCGCCTTCACTGAAACCGAAAGGTTAATAGGCGATGCTGCGATAAACCAGTTAGCCACTAATCCGCACAACACTGTTTTTAATGCCAAACGTTTGATTGGTCGTCGATTCTCCGACCTATCGGTTCAACAAGACATAAATCTTTGGCCTTTTAAGGTTGTCCCAAACAACAAAGACAAGCCAATGATTGTGCTCACTTACAAAGGCGAAGAGAAACGTATATCACCTCAAGAGATATCTTCCATGGTGCTGTCTAAGTTGAAGGATGATGCTGAAGCTTATTTGTGCCATGAAGTGAAAGATGCTGTTATCACTGTTCCTGCTCACTTCAACAACTCTCAGAGACAGGCTACAAAAGATGCAGGGAAAATCGCTGGTTTTAATGTGATGCGGATCATCAACGAGCCTACTGCAGCTGCTATTGCTTATGGTTTTGACAAGATACAATGGAGAGAAGGTGAGAAGAATGTGCTCGTGTTTGATCTTGGTGGTGGAACTTTTGATGTTTCCTTGGTGACCAATGATGAAGGAATGTTCAAGGTTAAGGCTACATTGGGAGATACTCATTTGGGTGGTGTTGATTTTGATAACAATTTGGTGAACCGTCTTGTTGAAATGTTTCACAGAAAGTATAAGAAGGATTTGAACATCAGTGAAAATTCCAAAGCTTTGGGGAGGTTAAGGTCAGCATGTGAGAAAGCAAAAAGACTACTTTCTTCAACTTCAATGACAACTATTGAGCTTGATTCTCTATGTGGAGGGATTGATCTACATGTCACTGTTACTAGAGCTTTGTTTGAGGAAATAAACAAAGATTTGTTCAGAAAGTGTATGGAGACCGTGGAAAAATGTTTGAGTGAGGCAAAGATTAATAAAAACCAAGTTCATGATTTTGTTCTTGTAGGAGGGTCTACTAGAATTCCAAAGATTCAACAACTATTGAAGGAAATGTTCAGAGTCAACGGCGAAATCAAAGAGCCTTGCAAAAGCATTAATCCTGATGAAGCTGTGGCTTATGGTGCAGCAGTTCAAGCAGCAATATTGAATGATGAAGGAGACAAGAAAATTGAAGATTTGTTGTTGTTGGATGTTATGCCTTTTAGTCTTGGTGTTGAGACAGGTGATGGTGCCATGTCTGTTTTGATTCCAAAGAACACAATGATCCCTACAAAGAAGGAAAGTGTTTTTTCTACACTTTCTCATAATCAAGATAGTGTTTTGATCAAAGTGTATGAAGGAGAAGGAGTTAAGACTAAGGATAACTTTTTGCTTGGGAAATTTGAGCTACTAGGATTCTCTTCAACACCTAGAAAGATTCCAAATATCaatgtttgttttgatgttgatgTGGATGGTATTTTAGAGGTTACTGCTGAAGATAAGACACAAGGGTTGAAAAAGAAGATTACTATCATCAACAAGGAGGGAAGGTTGAGTTGTGAAGAGGTGAGGAGGATGGTGAGGGATGGAGAGAGGTATAAGCTAGAAGATGAGGAGGCGAGGAAGAAGGTGAAGGCAAAGAACTTGTTTGAGAATTATGTTTACGAAATGAGAGAGAAAGTGAAGAAGCTTGAGGAGGCTGTGGAGGAAACTATTGATTGGTTTGATAGCAATCAATTGGCTGAAATTGATGAGTTTGAGTTCAAGAAACAGGAGTTGGAAAAGAATATGAAGCTTCTTTAA